A section of the Thermotoga caldifontis AZM44c09 genome encodes:
- a CDS encoding tripartite tricarboxylate transporter TctB family protein — MRFGKDFYSGLVFAVIAGWMISESQKIRRLRFDVLDNAFFPTMAAVLLLIFSAGLIVQALLSKEKSSPFRVKKPVRIVLFLASCIAYVLLMEPAGFLLSSILFALATCLIISWPFKAKTIVYSAIFSVATSYVIWYVFEKLLRLVLP, encoded by the coding sequence ATGCGCTTTGGCAAGGATTTCTACTCTGGTCTGGTCTTTGCCGTGATCGCTGGGTGGATGATCTCGGAGAGTCAAAAGATAAGAAGGCTGAGGTTCGATGTTCTGGACAACGCTTTCTTCCCAACGATGGCTGCGGTCCTGTTATTGATCTTTTCAGCTGGGCTGATCGTGCAGGCGTTGCTCAGCAAAGAGAAATCTTCTCCTTTCAGAGTCAAGAAACCGGTCAGGATCGTTCTGTTCCTTGCCAGCTGCATAGCTTACGTCCTTTTGATGGAACCTGCAGGTTTTTTGCTATCGAGTATTCTGTTCGCCTTGGCCACTTGTTTGATCATATCCTGGCCGTTCAAAGCTAAAACGATCGTTTATTCTGCGATCTTTTCTGTTGCGACGAGCTACGTGATCTGGTACGTTTTCGAGAAACTGCTTCGATTGGTGCTTCCCTGA
- a CDS encoding nickel-dependent lactate racemase family protein, with protein MTIKLAYDKDKHLEIEIPNRNLLSIAQARFPRAAVDPTAELKRSLLNPIGSARLSEIVDSRSRVAIVVTDMTRYAMDEIVSELLLEELHRSGVKKENVFFLIALGTHRPMSREEIEEKLGKRIVSEYAVYNHDCRNDLVYLGESSAGFPMKINKRLMEADVKITVGVIEPHLFAGYSGGVKTICVGLAGMETIGATHSLRVLSDARTRLGVIENNIFREFLNEMAEKVRIDFTVNLVLNEEKQLVAAFSGHPIKSFETAVKFTRSCVEVKVPAVADVVISCPGYPKSVNLYQATRAANSVVLGPKPVVKKGGIILIPARCEDGLGDDSYYRFMSSFDSFASFREHVFTHGFGVGEHKSYVLARILSHASIVMSDCEIEDDVLRRIFLSKVSTLQRAVDRILSENPNAEFLVIPNGVHTIPILEG; from the coding sequence ATGACGATAAAGCTCGCTTACGACAAGGATAAACACCTCGAGATCGAAATACCAAATCGAAACCTTTTGTCCATCGCTCAGGCACGTTTCCCCCGTGCGGCTGTCGATCCTACAGCCGAGTTGAAGAGATCTCTTCTTAATCCGATCGGTTCGGCAAGGCTGAGCGAGATCGTCGATAGTCGAAGCAGGGTCGCCATCGTTGTGACGGACATGACGCGGTACGCCATGGATGAAATCGTGAGCGAACTTTTACTGGAAGAGCTCCACAGATCCGGTGTGAAAAAAGAGAACGTTTTCTTTTTGATCGCCCTCGGTACGCACAGACCTATGAGTCGTGAAGAGATCGAAGAAAAGCTCGGGAAAAGGATCGTCAGTGAGTACGCCGTGTACAACCACGATTGTCGAAACGATCTGGTCTATCTTGGAGAAAGTTCTGCAGGCTTTCCGATGAAAATCAACAAAAGGTTGATGGAAGCGGATGTGAAGATCACCGTTGGTGTGATCGAACCACATTTGTTCGCCGGCTACAGTGGTGGTGTGAAGACCATCTGCGTTGGTCTAGCCGGGATGGAGACCATAGGTGCCACGCACAGTTTGAGGGTGCTTTCAGATGCGAGGACCAGGCTCGGTGTCATAGAAAACAACATCTTCAGAGAGTTTTTGAACGAGATGGCTGAGAAGGTGAGGATCGATTTCACGGTCAACCTTGTGTTGAACGAGGAAAAACAGCTCGTTGCAGCGTTCTCGGGCCATCCCATAAAATCCTTCGAGACCGCTGTGAAATTCACAAGATCGTGCGTGGAGGTAAAGGTACCGGCGGTTGCGGACGTCGTGATCTCCTGCCCAGGTTATCCGAAGAGTGTGAATCTTTATCAGGCCACGCGCGCCGCGAACTCCGTGGTCCTTGGTCCCAAGCCAGTTGTGAAAAAGGGTGGGATCATTCTCATACCCGCACGGTGTGAAGACGGTCTTGGGGACGACAGTTACTACAGGTTCATGTCCAGTTTCGACAGCTTCGCCAGTTTCAGAGAGCACGTATTCACACACGGCTTTGGCGTCGGGGAGCACAAATCTTACGTTCTCGCGAGGATTTTGTCTCACGCTTCGATCGTTATGAGCGATTGTGAGATAGAAGACGATGTTTTGAGAAGGATCTTCCTTTCGAAGGTTTCCACGCTTCAACGAGCTGTGGATCGGATTTTGAGTGAGAATCCCAACGCGGAGTTCCTCGTGATACCGAACGGTGTGCACACGATACCCATACTGGAGGGATAA
- a CDS encoding hydroxyacid dehydrogenase: MKVMIVQPIHENGVKMLLNAGFEVIHASSPEPSVVAREIVDCDGVIVRTAPFTAEIIRSAPKLKVIARHGVGVDNIDVEEASKHGIYVVNTPNANALSVAEATVAFILALAKKLKEMDVATRKGEFKIRDLFSTMDIDGKVLGIIGLGRIGSLVAKKCQAAFSMKVLAFDPYIDPARAFELGVELVSLERLLKESDFVTIHVPLTPETKGMIGEAQLRLMKPTAYIINMSRGPIWDELAVLKAVEEGWIAGAATDVFVEEPPKPDHPFFKCEKILLTPHNAALTKECVVRMAEGAAQGVIEVLTGKRPSFPVNMDLLKKYGKI; encoded by the coding sequence ATGAAGGTGATGATCGTTCAGCCAATCCATGAGAACGGTGTGAAAATGCTTCTGAACGCGGGTTTTGAGGTGATTCACGCGTCCAGTCCCGAACCGTCCGTCGTGGCGAGGGAGATCGTCGATTGTGACGGGGTCATCGTTAGAACAGCCCCTTTCACGGCCGAGATCATAAGAAGCGCTCCGAAACTCAAAGTCATCGCGAGGCACGGCGTGGGAGTGGACAACATCGACGTTGAAGAAGCTTCGAAACACGGAATTTACGTCGTCAACACCCCGAACGCGAACGCACTCTCCGTGGCCGAGGCAACGGTCGCTTTCATACTCGCTCTGGCGAAGAAGCTCAAGGAGATGGACGTGGCCACTCGAAAAGGAGAATTCAAAATAAGGGACCTGTTCTCGACTATGGACATCGACGGCAAGGTCCTCGGAATAATCGGGCTCGGCAGGATAGGTTCGCTCGTTGCGAAGAAATGCCAGGCGGCTTTCTCCATGAAGGTTCTCGCTTTCGATCCTTACATCGACCCAGCCAGGGCGTTTGAGCTCGGCGTCGAGCTCGTTTCACTCGAACGATTGCTGAAGGAATCTGATTTCGTCACGATTCATGTTCCCCTGACTCCAGAAACGAAAGGTATGATAGGTGAGGCACAGCTGCGTTTGATGAAACCGACGGCCTACATCATCAACATGTCGCGGGGCCCGATATGGGACGAGCTCGCCGTGTTGAAGGCCGTTGAGGAAGGATGGATCGCTGGGGCGGCCACGGACGTGTTCGTCGAAGAGCCTCCAAAGCCCGATCATCCTTTCTTCAAATGCGAGAAGATCCTGCTCACTCCGCACAACGCCGCACTGACGAAAGAGTGTGTCGTCCGCATGGCCGAAGGTGCCGCCCAGGGTGTGATAGAGGTTCTGACGGGTAAAAGGCCGAGCTTTCCGGTGAATATGGACCTGCTCAAGAAGTACGGAAAGATATGA
- the dapA gene encoding 4-hydroxy-tetrahydrodipicolinate synthase → MKMSFVPKGVIPAVVTPMNKDESINESAFRKLLNYLVDNGVHGVFIIGSQGEFYALTREEKIRLMEIAVEEVNGRVPVYAGTGGITTREVIELNDAAEKIGVDAVSIITPYYISPSQEELYEHYVKIAKATKLPVLLYNNPGRTGGVKLEPRTVERLAEIDNIVGIKDSSGDLTNTSDYIRRTKGKNFHVLAGRDTLILATLLYGGTGSIAATANVAPKLVASIYDYFVKGDLENAKRAQEELTPLRLAFELGTFPVVIKEALNMIGIEAGPARGPIRSLSEEKKAELRKVLQNMKLL, encoded by the coding sequence ATGAAGATGTCGTTCGTTCCGAAGGGAGTCATTCCGGCAGTCGTCACTCCGATGAACAAAGATGAGAGCATCAACGAATCGGCGTTCAGAAAGCTCTTAAACTACCTCGTTGACAACGGCGTTCACGGGGTTTTCATCATAGGAAGCCAAGGAGAATTCTATGCACTGACGAGAGAAGAAAAGATTAGGCTCATGGAAATAGCCGTGGAAGAAGTGAACGGTCGAGTCCCCGTCTATGCGGGTACAGGTGGCATAACCACGCGTGAGGTCATCGAACTCAACGATGCTGCAGAGAAGATCGGAGTCGATGCGGTTTCGATCATCACACCATACTACATCAGCCCCTCTCAGGAAGAACTGTACGAACATTACGTGAAGATCGCTAAGGCCACGAAGCTTCCTGTGCTGCTTTACAACAATCCCGGAAGGACAGGCGGTGTGAAGCTCGAACCAAGGACAGTGGAAAGGCTCGCGGAGATAGACAACATCGTCGGTATAAAGGACAGCAGCGGCGATTTGACCAACACCAGCGATTACATAAGGAGGACCAAAGGTAAGAACTTCCACGTGCTCGCGGGCAGAGACACGCTCATACTCGCGACGCTTCTGTACGGCGGAACCGGTTCGATCGCAGCCACGGCGAACGTCGCGCCGAAACTGGTTGCGAGCATATACGACTACTTCGTGAAGGGTGATCTCGAGAACGCAAAACGTGCCCAGGAAGAACTCACACCGCTGAGGCTCGCCTTCGAACTTGGAACGTTCCCGGTGGTCATCAAGGAAGCGTTGAACATGATCGGTATCGAGGCGGGTCCAGCGCGTGGACCAATAAGATCACTGAGCGAGGAGAAGAAGGCGGAACTGAGGAAAGTTCTTCAGAACATGAAACTTCTGTGA
- a CDS encoding HpcH/HpaI aldolase family protein → MLRENRTKKLLKEGKHAIGIMVSEIRTPGIAQMLATAGFDFFVIDMEHSPFSLETVQDMVWAARAGGITPIVRVPTRYGHHNLSRPLDSGAEGLLVPQVQTREEVEEIIRATKYYPLGERGMALRRTPTGFASYKGEEVTRWANENTLIILQIESKKAIDHLEELIMPGVDACLIGPNDLSQSLGVPGDTKHPLVQEYVEKFVEKCLKLNVPCGIHLPSPEALQPWIEKGMKLLMCSSDINLIVDNGKKIVDTLKQMTQGR, encoded by the coding sequence ATGCTTCGGGAGAACAGAACGAAAAAGCTTTTGAAGGAAGGAAAACACGCGATAGGCATCATGGTGAGTGAGATAAGGACTCCCGGCATAGCCCAGATGCTGGCGACGGCGGGATTCGATTTCTTCGTGATCGACATGGAACATTCCCCATTCAGTCTCGAAACCGTTCAGGACATGGTGTGGGCCGCGAGGGCTGGGGGCATAACTCCCATCGTGAGGGTGCCCACCAGGTACGGCCATCACAACCTCTCGAGGCCTCTCGACAGTGGTGCGGAGGGTTTGCTCGTACCGCAGGTTCAGACGCGCGAAGAAGTCGAAGAGATAATCAGGGCGACCAAGTATTATCCTCTCGGCGAAAGGGGCATGGCGCTCAGGAGGACCCCCACAGGATTCGCCTCCTACAAGGGTGAGGAAGTGACTCGGTGGGCCAACGAGAACACGCTGATCATACTGCAGATAGAAAGCAAAAAAGCCATAGATCATCTTGAAGAGCTCATCATGCCCGGTGTCGACGCGTGCCTCATAGGACCCAACGATCTCTCTCAGAGTCTTGGCGTGCCTGGCGATACGAAACATCCTCTCGTACAGGAGTACGTAGAAAAGTTCGTGGAAAAGTGCTTGAAACTGAACGTTCCTTGTGGTATACATCTTCCTAGCCCGGAAGCTCTGCAGCCCTGGATCGAAAAGGGCATGAAGCTTCTGATGTGTTCGAGTGATATCAACTTGATCGTCGATAACGGCAAAAAGATCGTCGACACGTTGAAACAGATGACCCAAGGGAGGTGA
- a CDS encoding TIM barrel protein — translation MYPWHDTFHMGLIHFMAYPGAKSEEEILSTVKRVLADEFFQAIEVSALVEEDTLKKIGKMCEVARVELLVAAQPLVLSKKLNLNSLNEEERKAAVQEIKKAIDKAYTANAKAIAFLSGRMPERDRLETAKERLIDSLCEICFYAKERSAQYGYTLAVNLEVFDYSIEKNALVGPAPIAFEVASRVRAFHDNFGLTIDLSHQPLVFEDSFYTLGLLSPFVTHIHVGNAVLEPGHPAYGDQHPRFGIKGGKNDVDELAYFLKALYKIGYFDKKVATEKPIVSFEVKPLADEDPDLVVANAKRTFLAAYAKFLKEV, via the coding sequence ATGTATCCCTGGCACGACACGTTCCACATGGGACTGATACACTTCATGGCTTACCCCGGCGCGAAGAGCGAAGAAGAGATACTTTCAACGGTGAAAAGAGTGCTCGCCGATGAGTTCTTTCAGGCCATAGAGGTGAGTGCCCTCGTTGAGGAAGACACTTTGAAAAAGATCGGAAAGATGTGTGAGGTCGCCAGAGTCGAACTGCTCGTCGCGGCACAACCGCTGGTCCTCTCTAAGAAATTGAATCTGAACTCTCTCAACGAAGAAGAAAGAAAAGCCGCCGTACAGGAAATCAAAAAGGCGATCGACAAAGCCTACACGGCGAACGCGAAAGCGATAGCCTTTCTGAGTGGTAGGATGCCTGAAAGGGACAGGCTCGAGACGGCCAAAGAAAGGTTGATCGATTCTCTTTGTGAAATATGTTTCTACGCGAAAGAAAGATCGGCGCAGTACGGTTACACGCTGGCTGTGAACCTTGAGGTGTTCGATTACTCGATCGAGAAGAACGCGCTCGTAGGTCCCGCACCGATCGCCTTCGAGGTAGCATCGAGGGTCAGAGCTTTCCACGACAACTTCGGTTTAACGATCGATCTTTCGCACCAGCCACTCGTGTTCGAAGATTCGTTCTACACGCTCGGCTTGCTTTCACCCTTCGTGACGCACATCCACGTGGGCAACGCCGTGCTCGAACCGGGCCATCCAGCCTACGGAGACCAGCATCCAAGGTTTGGAATAAAGGGTGGAAAGAACGATGTGGATGAACTCGCCTATTTCTTGAAGGCGCTCTACAAGATCGGTTACTTCGATAAAAAAGTTGCCACAGAGAAACCAATCGTATCCTTCGAGGTCAAACCCTTGGCAGATGAAGATCCCGATCTTGTGGTTGCGAACGCGAAGAGAACTTTCTTGGCGGCCTATGCAAAATTTCTGAAGGAGGTTTGA
- the gyaR gene encoding glyoxylate reductase, whose product MKRFKVFVTRQILPEGLNMLKEKFDVEVSDYDGVIPRDVLLKKVRGVDALLCLLTDNIDAEVMDAAGPNLKIIANYAVGYNNIDVEAATKRGIMVTNTPGVLTETTADFAWALLMAIARRVVEADKFVRAGKFRGWEPMLLLGNDVYGATLGVVGFGRIGQAVARRALGFNMRVLYYDSKRVPEEIEKELKATFVDLPTLLKESDFVTLHVPLTKETYHLIGEKELKMMKKEAYLINTARGPVVDEKALVKALKEGWIKGAALDVFENEPEIEPELLTLDNVVLAPHIASGSYATRSKMSIMVAENIIKALNGEVPPNLVNPEVLQKRK is encoded by the coding sequence ATGAAGAGGTTCAAAGTTTTCGTGACTCGCCAGATCCTTCCAGAGGGTTTGAACATGCTCAAAGAAAAGTTCGACGTCGAGGTCAGCGACTACGACGGGGTCATTCCGAGGGACGTGCTGTTGAAGAAGGTTAGAGGTGTCGATGCGTTGCTCTGTTTGCTCACCGACAACATAGACGCAGAGGTCATGGACGCAGCCGGGCCGAATCTGAAGATCATAGCGAATTACGCCGTCGGTTACAACAACATCGATGTTGAAGCGGCGACCAAGAGAGGCATCATGGTGACGAACACACCGGGAGTTTTGACCGAAACCACGGCGGATTTCGCCTGGGCACTCTTGATGGCCATAGCGCGCAGGGTCGTCGAGGCGGACAAGTTCGTGAGGGCTGGAAAGTTCCGCGGCTGGGAACCCATGCTCCTTCTCGGTAACGATGTCTACGGTGCGACGCTCGGTGTCGTTGGTTTCGGGCGTATAGGTCAGGCCGTGGCGCGCAGGGCACTCGGCTTCAACATGAGGGTGCTCTACTACGACAGCAAGAGGGTGCCGGAAGAGATCGAGAAAGAATTGAAAGCAACCTTCGTCGATCTTCCAACGCTCCTGAAAGAATCAGATTTCGTCACACTCCACGTTCCACTCACCAAGGAAACCTATCATTTGATAGGCGAAAAAGAACTCAAGATGATGAAAAAGGAAGCCTATCTCATCAACACCGCGAGAGGACCCGTCGTGGACGAAAAGGCGCTCGTGAAGGCTCTGAAGGAAGGCTGGATCAAAGGAGCTGCCTTGGACGTCTTCGAGAACGAACCTGAAATCGAGCCCGAACTGCTCACCTTGGACAACGTTGTGCTCGCACCACACATCGCGTCTGGTTCTTACGCGACCAGATCGAAGATGTCGATCATGGTTGCCGAAAACATCATCAAAGCCTTGAACGGAGAAGTACCACCCAACCTGGTCAATCCGGAAGTGCTTCAGAAGAGAAAGTGA